The genomic interval GAACCCAGATTTCCCCTCTTTATGAATCCGCCCAAAATCACCGCCTACCTCAAAACCTACTGTGGCTGGAGCGAAGGCGTCCGCGCCATCTTCCGCAAGTATGACCTTCCCTACGAGGAAAAGGACATCATCAAAAACCCCGCCTTCCGCTGGGAGATGGAACAGAAAAGCGGCCAGCCCCTCAGCCCCTGCGTCGAGATCAACGACACCATGCTCGCCGACATCAGCGGCGAAGAAGTCGAGCGCTGGATGATCTCCAACAACCTCCTCCAGCCGGACGATACCCCGCCCGACGCACCCATTGACTCCGCCTGCACCGACGCCCAGCACGCCGCCATGGCCGCCGGCCAGGTTGGCAAGATCAGCTTCATCAACTGATTCCCCCTCTTCTCCCAGGCTCCCGCCTCGTCAGGCAGAGCCTGGGCCAAAAAGACTTGTCATTCACCAAGGTTGACACGACCCCGGACAAGTCTTATAGACACCTCTGCTCTCTGAGCAATGGCGAGGTAGCAAAGTGGTAATGCACTGGTCTGCAAAACCGGTATGCGCGGGTTCAATTCCCGCCCTCGCCTCCACTTTCATTTTCAACGAGTACGTTTGAAAATCTGAAAAGTCTCAACGCCTGTCTCACGTGGTTACAGAAATCACCGTTGGGAAATGGTCACTGTTTTTCGACGTGGATGCTCGCTACGTTAATAATAAGCGCATCTTGGGTTGAAGATGCATCTACCGTGCCGGCGACAACAACGGTGCTCAGTTCCTTCAGTCCACTGAACCCGCGCAGGCTTGTCCTGAGCAATTTCCCATTCTCGCCTTTCACCTGAATGGTAGCCGTTCCGGCTTTCAGTTTTTCCGGACTTTCACAACAGTAGTCCCAGGGAGTTTTACAGGAATCGGCAGGATTTGCGTCGCATGGCACAATGGACTTTTCGTCTGCCAGGACCGCAATGGCGGCTTTGTCCATCAAGGACATGGCTCGGCCTCCGATCCTTCCCCTCACGACAATGGCTTCGCCCGCTTTAGCCGTTTGCCGTGCTTTCACCACGCTCAGCGCACCGGAAGGAGACTTGACCGTCAAAAGAGAATCAGGAAGCTGGTCAGCAGCGCGGCTCATCGGAGCGGCCAGGAGAATCAGAAGGATGGAAGCGAGTGTTTTTTTCATAGTAGGTTAGGTTTGGTTTGGTTTGAGTGGATTGTGAATGAAAGTGTTCAAGCGGAGCGCAAGGCAGAATGGAGTTGGGGGTTGAGACAAGTCCAGGCAGGCGGCAAAGCTCCCAGGATAGCGAGAGCAGCGCCACCCAGGGCACCAATGCCCAATATTTCGGAAGTGATTTCCAGGGCGAAAGTTCCGATGGAAAACGAAACGGTGTAGCCATCCGCCAGCCCCATGGCCATCACCCCGGCCACAAACACCGCCAACAACGAGGCAAGCAGGCATTCCTGCACCAAACTCACCAGCAATGCAGTTCGTGTGTAGCCGATGGCTTGAAGCGTTGCCATTTCTCGAATGCGCGATGCAAAGGCTGCATACAACGTGTTAAAGCCTCCAAAGACTGCCCCAACAGCAATCAATGCGGTGGTCAGCCAGGTCATGGCGCGAATGGGCCGGTAAAAGACGGAAAGCTTTTGGTAATAGTCACTTTCTCGCATCGCCACCAGTTCCAAGTCCAGGCGCTGAAGCGTGAATATTTCCACATCGTCAAAGGTCGCCTCCCCAAGCCTAACCACCACGCAGGACAGAGTGTCCCTCTGACCAACCGCCCGCAGGTCGTTCACATCCGCCCATACCTCCCCCTCCATGACAGTACCGGGTGCTTGGAAGTGCCCCACAACGTCAAAGTCGGATTCTCCAATCCTTACTCTGCCCCCAATCGCCAGTTCATCATGGGGTAGGCCAAGCTTGTTTGCCGCGAGCTTTCCCACCATGACCTCTCCCGCGTGGGGAAAACGACCTGCCGTGAGCCGGATATCTGGATGGACCAAAAGTGCGGCAGGGGTCACTCCACGAATCAGCGCTTGCCGGGGCATTCCGCTCTTCGGCGTCAGCAGTCCGTTGTAGTGGATCTCTGCTGAGACTGCTGGCTTTCCGAGTGTGGTCTTTATACCAGGAACCGATGCGGCAAGCAGCGATGGCAAGGAGGCCGCCACCTCACTGCGCTCCACGCTTTCTTCACTTCCTGAACCAAGCACAATGACATTTTCTTCGGATCCTGAGGCTTTGATCACCCCATCCATGCCTTTAGAAAGCGCACTGGTGAGCATGAGCAGCAGAATAACAATCGCAGCCCCAAGGACAAGCTGCGTGAGCCTTGCTGGAGCGCGAAAGAGGTTTCGGACGGCGTATGAAAGCGGCAGCATTTAGGTGGATCTAAGAGATTCAACAATCGGCCGGTGGGAAGCTTTCCACGCGGGAAACAGGCTCGCCAGCAGGCCCAGAGCGAGTGCCGTGGCCAGGCCCTTAATGACAACGGCAGCATCGGGAGCAATCGCCATGGTGACGCCCTCGTTGCCAATCGTGTAACTTTGCCAGCGCAGGAACACAAAGGCAGTGGCGACCCCAACGGCACCGCCCATAGCGCCGAGCAAAATCCCCTCGATGGCCACGACCAGAGCAATGGCGCTCTGTGAAAAGCCTAGGGTTTGCAGCACCGCATTCTCTTTCACCCGTGACCTCACCACAAGCAGGATCGAATTGGCCACCAGTCCTAGCACCGCAGCCACCGCCCCCAGCCCAAGCCATCGGGTAAACCCAACGAGCTCCACCAAGGCTGCGGCAGTATCCGCAAAGAAAGCTTTTTCAGGACGGGTTCGCGTGGGCGCTTGCTCACTGCGAAAATACTCGTCAATGTCCTTGGCCACCCGATCAAGCCCGGCCCCCGGCTGCACACGAACATTGAATTGGGTCACGATACCGAGCCCTGCGTTGGAGGCTTGCTGGAGAAACGAAAGGTGTACATATCCCACATTGTTATCTTGTGGCTCATCGCTTTGAATGATGCCTGCGACATGCACCACCACACCGGCTGCGTCAAAGCGGTCGCCCACTTTTAAGCCGCGCCTGGCAGCGAAATGACGGCCCAAAAGCACTGCGTCGTTGCGCTTTTTCCAATCCTCAAAAGAACCCTCGAGAAACTCAATTTGCGGTGCATATCGCAAAAGGTTTTCAGCAGGCACTCCACGAAATGCGATGATGTCCAAGCTCGCACCGCAGTTGTTGACCACGATTTGAATCGGAATGACCTCTTTAACTCCTGAGATCTTCCGGATGCCCATTTCATAATGCTCAGGCAGCCGGCTCGTGGCCGGACAAAACCGGTTTTCCCGATAGACCACCAACGTCGTGTCATCGGCTTCGGATTGCGTCGCAAGCCGCAAACTTCGCTGCATGGTCTCCACTGTAGAAAAGAGAAACATTCCAGCAGCGACGCCAAGGATTGTCAGCGATGACCGGACCTTGTGACGGACCACCTGCTTAAAGGCAAGCGTGGCTAAACTGATGAGTTTGCCTGTCATGGCGTGTGAAATCCCTCTGGTTGAGATTCGATCAGTCTGCCTT from Prosthecobacter sp. SYSU 5D2 carries:
- a CDS encoding glutaredoxin, yielding MNPPKITAYLKTYCGWSEGVRAIFRKYDLPYEEKDIIKNPAFRWEMEQKSGQPLSPCVEINDTMLADISGEEVERWMISNNLLQPDDTPPDAPIDSACTDAQHAAMAAGQVGKISFIN
- a CDS encoding ABC transporter permease: MLPLSYAVRNLFRAPARLTQLVLGAAIVILLLMLTSALSKGMDGVIKASGSEENVIVLGSGSEESVERSEVAASLPSLLAASVPGIKTTLGKPAVSAEIHYNGLLTPKSGMPRQALIRGVTPAALLVHPDIRLTAGRFPHAGEVMVGKLAANKLGLPHDELAIGGRVRIGESDFDVVGHFQAPGTVMEGEVWADVNDLRAVGQRDTLSCVVVRLGEATFDDVEIFTLQRLDLELVAMRESDYYQKLSVFYRPIRAMTWLTTALIAVGAVFGGFNTLYAAFASRIREMATLQAIGYTRTALLVSLVQECLLASLLAVFVAGVMAMGLADGYTVSFSIGTFALEITSEILGIGALGGAALAILGALPPAWTCLNPQLHSALRSA
- a CDS encoding ABC transporter permease, translating into MTGKLISLATLAFKQVVRHKVRSSLTILGVAAGMFLFSTVETMQRSLRLATQSEADDTTLVVYRENRFCPATSRLPEHYEMGIRKISGVKEVIPIQIVVNNCGASLDIIAFRGVPAENLLRYAPQIEFLEGSFEDWKKRNDAVLLGRHFAARRGLKVGDRFDAAGVVVHVAGIIQSDEPQDNNVGYVHLSFLQQASNAGLGIVTQFNVRVQPGAGLDRVAKDIDEYFRSEQAPTRTRPEKAFFADTAAALVELVGFTRWLGLGAVAAVLGLVANSILLVVRSRVKENAVLQTLGFSQSAIALVVAIEGILLGAMGGAVGVATAFVFLRWQSYTIGNEGVTMAIAPDAAVVIKGLATALALGLLASLFPAWKASHRPIVESLRST